From the genome of Acidobacteriota bacterium:
GAAACCTGAAACCCGGTGAGTTCGATGTACTCGATGCGACCGGCCAGCGATTCCGCGCTCTGGCGCAGCAGGTTCGGACCTGCGCTTCCGAGGACGAGGAACCGCGCCGGGTTGCCCTCGCGGTCGGCAAGCACCCGCAGGATTGGAAACAGGTCGGGCCGGTGCTGGACTTCGTCGATGACGACGATGCCGGAGAGGTCCCGAAGCGCGGTCAGCGGCTCGTCCAGCCGTCCGAGGCTGACCGGATCCTCGAGATCGAAGTAGTTGGCCGAGCCGGCGGCTACCAGTTGCCGGGCGAGGGTGGTCTTTCCGCACTGGCGCGGACCGACGATGGCGACTACCGGCGAGCGTCCGAGCGCCTGCGTGGTCGCATCCCGCGCCAGTCGGGGAATCGTCTGACCCGCCACATTAACCATGATAATACACAGATGACTATAGTTATTTCATGGTATATGCGCGCGTCGAACGCTTCGTCGGTACTCACTGGCGTCAGTCGGCTGCCCCGGCGAGATCGAGCAGAAAGGCGTACTGGAGAGCGACCTCGCGGTATTGCCGGTAGCGGCCCGAGGCGCCGCCGTGGCCGGCGTCCGTGTTGGTCCGCAGGAGGAGCCGCCGCCCGTCCGCCGGCGCCGTGGCCCGGCGGCGGGCAACCCACTTGGCAGGTTCCCAGTATTGCACCTGGGAGTCGTGCAGGCCGGTCATCACGAGAAGATGCGGCCAGGCGACGGAGTCCATGTTGTCGTAGGGCGAGTACGAGCGAATGTACGCATAGGCCGCGGGGTCGTTGGGGTTGCCCCATTCGTCGTACTCGCCCGTCGTCAGCGGGATGCTCTCGTCGAGCATCGTCGTGACGACGTCGACGAACGGGACCTGCGCGACGACGCCGCAGAAGAGGTCGGGCCGCAGGTTGATGACGGCGCCCATCAGGAGGCCGCCGGCGCTGCCTCCCATCGCGTAGAGGCGCTCGGGGTCGGCATGTCCTTCCGCCACCAGGTGCTCGGCGCAGGCAATGAAGTCGGTGAACGTGTTCTTCTTCCGCATCAGCTTGCCCGCGTCGTACCACGGGCGGCCCATTTCCTGGCCGCCGCGGATGTGCGCGATGGCGTAGGTCATGCCGCGATCGAGCAGGCTGAGTCGTGGCGACCGGAACGCGGGGTCCATGCTGATGCCGTACGAGCCGTAGCCGTAAAGGAGCAGCGGGGCGGGGCCGGCGGCGGCCGCGCCGCGCCGGCGGACGAGCGAGATCGGTATGCGCGCTCCATCCTCCGCCGTCGCCAGGATGCGGAGCGTCTCGTAGCGCTCCGGATCGAAATCGCCGAGCACGTCCTCCCGCTTCAGGAGGGTCCGTTCGCGCGTCGCCATGTCGTAGTCGTAAATCGACGATGGCGTCGCCATCGAGCTGTAGTGAAACCGGAGGGTCGCGGTTTCCGGGTCCCGGTTGGTGTCGGCCGACACCTCGTACGCCGCCTCGCCGAACGCGATCGTGTGCGGCGCGGCGCCGCTCCAGGGGTGGACCGAGAGCTGCGTCAGGCCGTCGCGGCGCTCGGCCAGCACCAGGTGGTCGCGGAACAGCTCGAAGCCCTCGAGGAAGACGTCGTCGCGGTGCGGGATCAACTCGCGCCAGGCTTCGCGCGCGGTGCGCGTCTCATCCGCCTCCATAAGGCGGAAGTTGACCGCGCCGGCGTTCGTCCGGATGGTGAACCGCCCGCGATAGTGATCGATCTCGTATTCGTGCCCCCGCTCGCGCGCCAGGAACACCACCGGCTCGGCGTCCGGATCCAGCGCGTCGATCAGCCGGTACTCCGTCGTGATCGTCTGGAACGAACCGATCAGGAGGTACCGGCGCGACCGGCTGCGCCAGACGCCGCACGCGAACGTCTCGTCGGTCTCGTCGAAGACGAGCCGGTCGTCGGCCGGGTCGTCCCCGAGGCGGTGGCGTAGCACCTGGAACGGGCGAAGGGTCGTCGGATCGTGCCGTGTGTAGAGAAACGTCCGGCTGTCTGCCGCCCACGCGAAGTTGGCGGTGACGTCCGGGATGATGTCGGTCAGGTCGTCGCCGGTCTCGAGGTCGCGCACGCGGATGGCGTACTGGCGGCGGCCCACGGTATCGACGGCGTAGGCGAGCAGCCGATCGTCCGGACTCACCTGCAGTGCGCCGACCGAGCAGAACTCGTGGCCCTCGGCCACCCGGTTGACGTCGAGGAGGAGCTGCTCGCCCGGCGGCGGGCCCGCGGCCGGTTCCGCGGCGTGCGGCTCCGTCGGGTCCGGCGCCGCCGGGTCGTCGAGCCGAACCCGCCCGTACATCTCGTACTCGCGCCCATCCTCGTAGCGGACGTGATAGCGGTAGGCGCCGTCGCGGTACGGCACCGACATGTCGGTCTGCTTGATCCGCCCCTTGATCTCTTCGAACAGCGCCTCCTGAAGACGCGCCGTGTGCGCCAGCGCGGCATCCGTCCAGTCGTTCTCCGCCTTCAGGTAGTCGAGCACCTCCGGGTCCTCCCGGTCGCGCAGCCAGTAGTAGTCGTCCGCCCGCACGTCGCCATGTAGCTCGTGGCGGTGGGGTCTCCGAGGGGCGCGGGGTGGTGACGCGATCTTCGCCATGAGCTACTCGACGCGGAGAGCGCCCATCGGGTCGATCCGGGCGCCGCGCCGCGCCGGGAGCCAGCTTGCCAGGAGACAGATCGCCATCAGGACCGCCGACACGCCGACGAATACGACGGGATCGACGGGACTCGTTTCATAAAGGAGGGCCTGCATTCGGCGCGTGAGAGCGACGGCGGCGGCAATGCCGACGGCGACCCCCGCCGCCGCCATCCACGCTGCTTCCGTGACCACAAGCCGGCTGACCTCGGACGCCGGCGCGCCGATGGCCAGACGGATGGCGAGCTCGCGCCGCCGCTGCGCGACCAGGTAGGCGATGACGCCGTAGAGGCCGACCGCGCCCAGCAGGAGCGCAAGCGCGGCGGCGGTGATCAGGAGCACCATGACGAATACCCGCTCCTGCTGCGAACGGGCGATCAGGGTCTCCAGAGTCTCGACGTCAGAAAGCGGCAGGTTCGGATCGATGGCGCCGACCGCTTCACGGACGGCTCCGGCGAGACCGGAGGCGTCGGGCGCGCGCACGACAAAGCGCATCGCCGCCGATACCGGCTCGCGGTTGCCGATCGGGCTGATCCACGGGTAGTAGGTCATCTCCGGCGGGTCCTCGTGCAGACCCTGCTCGTAGACGTCTTCCACCACGCCGACGATGCGCGACCAGGCTTCGCCCTCCTCGACGTTCGGCCGGCCACCCGGCCGGATCCCCTTGCCGATGGCGCTCTCGCCGGGCCAATAGGACTCCGCCAGCGAGCGCGAGACGATCACGATGGGCGCGTCCCGACCCGCGTCAAGGGCTTCGAACTCGCGTCCCTCGAGCACGTCGATCCCCATGGCGCCGAAGAAGCCGGGGGAAACCTGCTTGTACAGGAAGACGTTCGGGATGTCGTTCTCATCGGTCGGTCGCCCCTCGATGCTGTGGCCGGTGGCCTCCGCCGTTCCCCCGAAGGGCAGCGCGGAAGCGGCTGCGGCTGCGGTTACCCCCGGCAGCGCGGCGAGGCGGTCGACGACCGCGCGGTGGAAGTTGAGGCGCGACGCCGGCGTCTCGTACTCGCGCGCCGGAAGCGCAACACCGAAGTTCAGGACGTCGACCGGATTGAATCCGGGATCGACCGCGGCGACCCGCTGGTACGACCGGACGGCGAGACCGGACCCGATGAGCAGCGACAAGGCGAGGGCGATCTGCGTCACCACCAGCCCCCGCCGCAGGAGCTGGCGCTGGCGTCCTCCGGCGACCGCGCGCGCTCCTTCCGTCATCCGGGCCGCCGCCGCCGACACGGCAGCCGCGCGGATTGCCGGCAGCAGGCCGAGCAGGAGGCCCGCCGCCACCGACACCGCGAGGCCGAAGAGCAGGACGACACCGTCTATCGACACTTCCTCCAGGCGCGGCAGGTTCCGGGGCCCGAAGCGGACTACCAGACGGACGGCGGCCCACGCGAGGGGCAGGGCCAGAAGTCCGCCCCCAACCCCGAGGGCCAGGCTCTCGAACAGCAGCGACCTCGTGAGGCGGCCGCGCGTCTCTCCCAACGCGGCGCGGATCGCCAGCTCTCCCGCCCGCGCCTCCGAGCGGACGAGAAAGAGGTTCGCGACGTTCGCGCAGGCGATCAGCAGCAGGAATCCGACCGCGCCCAGCAGGATCCAGAGGGTCGCGCCGATGTCGCCCACGACGAACTCGCGGGCCGGGCGCACCAGCGGCCGGAAGCCGGCGTTCTCCAGAAACGCCGCCGCCGGCTGATCCGGAAACACCTCAGGCAGATTCGACAGCAGCGTTTCGAGCTCCGCCTGCACCTGCGAGAGGGATACGCCCGCCGCCATCCGTCCGATGCCCTGCGCGCCGAACGAGCCCAACTGAAGCGCGGCCCGGTTGATGCGGAGCGGCCGCCACAGCTCCGCGTCGGGCTGCGACGGCACGACGAATCCGGGAGGCATGACGCCGACGATTTCGACACGGTCGCCGTCGATGTCGACCACCTGGCCGATCACGTTCGGGTCGCCGCCGAACCGCCGCCGCCAGAGGTCGTCGCTCAGGATCGCGACCCACCGCGCATCGCCACGCTCGTCGTCGACCGTAAAGGCCCGGCCGAACCGCGGCTGGGTGCGCGCGACGTCGAAGAACGACGCGGTAACGCGCGCGCCCCCCACCCGTTCCGGGTTTCCCGCGCCGGTGAAGCTGGCCGATGCCCCCTCGATCATGGCGACGCTCTCGAGGGTCCGGCTCTCCTCCTCGTAATGCACGTAGAGGGCGTCGGAGATGGGGAGTTGGTCAAGCTGCGTGAGGGCCGGAGCGGCGTGCTCCAGCATCACGAGGCGTTCCGAATCGGGAAGCGGCAGCGGGCGGAGGAGCACCGCGTTGACGACCGTGAAGATGGCGACGTTCGCCCCGACGCCCACCGCGAGGGTCAGGAGCGAGACGATGGTGAACCCGGGCGAAGCGGCGAGGCGGCGGATGAGAACGCGGAGCGCCCCGGCCATCGCAGCCTACTTGCGGAGCGTGCGGTCGACGTACGCCTGAACCGCCGCAAGAACCCGGGGGGACAGCCAGGCTTCGAGCACTTCCTCTTCGATGGATCGCAGGCCGGCAACCGCGCGGTCGCGGCCCGGGCCGCGAATGAGCCGCTTGGTCAGCGTGAACGAGACGGGCGGCAGCGCGGCGAGGCGGGCGGCGAATTCCACGGCGCGGTCGACGCACGCCTCGGCCGGCGTTACTTCGTCGACGAAGCCGTTCGCGAGCGCCTCGGCCGGCGTGCAGGTAAGGCCCCCGTAGACCACCGCCTGCAGACGATGCGCGGGGACCGAGAGGCGAAGGATCTCGAGGGCCATGGCAGGAAACGGAACGCCGACGGAGAGTTCCGGCGTGCCGACCCGGCCCCCGCCGTCCGCCATGACGCGGTAATCGCAAGCGCACGCCAGAATGCAACCGCCGGCAATGGCGTGGCCGTTGACGGCGGCAATGAGCGGCTTCGGGAACGTGTAGGCCCGGAAGAAGGCGTCGCCGAGGAGCGGCAGGAACGTCCGGATGTAGTCGCGCCCTCCCTCCATTAGAACGCGCAGGTCGACACCGGCGGAGAAGATCGAGCCGGCGCCGGTCAGCACGACGGCCGCGGCGTCATCCGACTGTTGCAACCGGGCCAACTCCGCGCTCAGCCCCCGGGTGAAGTCGGTATCGAAGGCGTTGACCTTGCCGTGGCGCATGCGGAGCACGGTGACCTTGTCACGTTGTTCGGTCGTGAACATGCGGACTCCTACTCGGTGCGAAGCGACCCCAGCAGCGGGGAACGGGCGGCGGCGACCGTCGCCGCAACCGATGACGTAAGACCGGCCGCGATCACCACGATCAGCAGCACGGCAAGGGAAACGACGGGAACCGCGCCGCCGCGCTCGAGCCAG
Proteins encoded in this window:
- a CDS encoding S9 family peptidase, giving the protein MAKIASPPRAPRRPHRHELHGDVRADDYYWLRDREDPEVLDYLKAENDWTDAALAHTARLQEALFEEIKGRIKQTDMSVPYRDGAYRYHVRYEDGREYEMYGRVRLDDPAAPDPTEPHAAEPAAGPPPGEQLLLDVNRVAEGHEFCSVGALQVSPDDRLLAYAVDTVGRRQYAIRVRDLETGDDLTDIIPDVTANFAWAADSRTFLYTRHDPTTLRPFQVLRHRLGDDPADDRLVFDETDETFACGVWRSRSRRYLLIGSFQTITTEYRLIDALDPDAEPVVFLARERGHEYEIDHYRGRFTIRTNAGAVNFRLMEADETRTAREAWRELIPHRDDVFLEGFELFRDHLVLAERRDGLTQLSVHPWSGAAPHTIAFGEAAYEVSADTNRDPETATLRFHYSSMATPSSIYDYDMATRERTLLKREDVLGDFDPERYETLRILATAEDGARIPISLVRRRGAAAAGPAPLLLYGYGSYGISMDPAFRSPRLSLLDRGMTYAIAHIRGGQEMGRPWYDAGKLMRKKNTFTDFIACAEHLVAEGHADPERLYAMGGSAGGLLMGAVINLRPDLFCGVVAQVPFVDVVTTMLDESIPLTTGEYDEWGNPNDPAAYAYIRSYSPYDNMDSVAWPHLLVMTGLHDSQVQYWEPAKWVARRRATAPADGRRLLLRTNTDAGHGGASGRYRQYREVALQYAFLLDLAGAAD
- a CDS encoding ABC transporter permease, yielding MAGALRVLIRRLAASPGFTIVSLLTLAVGVGANVAIFTVVNAVLLRPLPLPDSERLVMLEHAAPALTQLDQLPISDALYVHYEEESRTLESVAMIEGASASFTGAGNPERVGGARVTASFFDVARTQPRFGRAFTVDDERGDARWVAILSDDLWRRRFGGDPNVIGQVVDIDGDRVEIVGVMPPGFVVPSQPDAELWRPLRINRAALQLGSFGAQGIGRMAAGVSLSQVQAELETLLSNLPEVFPDQPAAAFLENAGFRPLVRPAREFVVGDIGATLWILLGAVGFLLLIACANVANLFLVRSEARAGELAIRAALGETRGRLTRSLLFESLALGVGGGLLALPLAWAAVRLVVRFGPRNLPRLEEVSIDGVVLLFGLAVSVAAGLLLGLLPAIRAAAVSAAAARMTEGARAVAGGRQRQLLRRGLVVTQIALALSLLIGSGLAVRSYQRVAAVDPGFNPVDVLNFGVALPAREYETPASRLNFHRAVVDRLAALPGVTAAAAASALPFGGTAEATGHSIEGRPTDENDIPNVFLYKQVSPGFFGAMGIDVLEGREFEALDAGRDAPIVIVSRSLAESYWPGESAIGKGIRPGGRPNVEEGEAWSRIVGVVEDVYEQGLHEDPPEMTYYPWISPIGNREPVSAAMRFVVRAPDASGLAGAVREAVGAIDPNLPLSDVETLETLIARSQQERVFVMVLLITAAALALLLGAVGLYGVIAYLVAQRRRELAIRLAIGAPASEVSRLVVTEAAWMAAAGVAVGIAAAVALTRRMQALLYETSPVDPVVFVGVSAVLMAICLLASWLPARRGARIDPMGALRVE
- a CDS encoding enoyl-CoA hydratase/isomerase family protein, whose translation is MFTTEQRDKVTVLRMRHGKVNAFDTDFTRGLSAELARLQQSDDAAAVVLTGAGSIFSAGVDLRVLMEGGRDYIRTFLPLLGDAFFRAYTFPKPLIAAVNGHAIAGGCILACACDYRVMADGGGRVGTPELSVGVPFPAMALEILRLSVPAHRLQAVVYGGLTCTPAEALANGFVDEVTPAEACVDRAVEFAARLAALPPVSFTLTKRLIRGPGRDRAVAGLRSIEEEVLEAWLSPRVLAAVQAYVDRTLRK